A single Anas acuta chromosome 19, bAnaAcu1.1, whole genome shotgun sequence DNA region contains:
- the TEKT1 gene encoding tektin-1 isoform X2: protein MLLLISGSTFQELTCVIFRTFLKKMSRLFQAPPKFHPSEWHVANKMQCASTESQKSSSERMIAESQRLVDEIEKTTQKTQSDVNKKIEQRLEEIKFWRQELDNKLEQIIHETEVLLTFKTRLEKALESCKEPLVIAQKCLLNRQSRVGIDLVHDEVEQELVKEVEVLQGVIALLERTLEQTIEQIRLNRSAKYNLEKDLKDKFTASKIDSYCASLTNNTPDVRYADNAVKIEGNFISPEDWTDFSNINVEKADKQRNNSLSLRAMIDSILSQTANDMHKQYEMVNVAFRNRVKEVRDAKHELEILLASVMDETALQEKNIAALKKAIADKEGPVKVAQTRLEARNHRPNVELCYDTVQYKLISEVQEITNNIQRLKDTLAQAETELKGLSRRQLSLEEEIQVKANTLYIDEVLCMQMRESVCINNF, encoded by the exons ATGCTACTCCTGATTTCAGGTTCCACATTCCAAGAACTGACCTGTGTTATATTCAGaacctttctaaaaaaaatgtcCAGACTGTTTCAAGCACCACCGAAGTTTCATCCTTCCGAATGGCATGTCGCAAACAAGATGCAGTGTGCCAGTACAGAGTCTCAGAAATCCAGTTCAGAGCGCATGATAGCTGAAAGTCAAAGGCTGGTGGATGAAATAGAAAAGACAACTCAGAAAACCCAAAGTGATGTCAACAAGAAAATAG AACAGAgactggaagaaataaaattctggaGGCAAGAATTAGATAACAAACTTGAACAAATTATTCATGAGACAGAGGTACTGTTGActttcaagaccaggctggagaAAGCCTTGGAGAGTTGCAAAGAGCCACTTGTCATTGCCCAGAAGTGTCTCCTGAACAG gCAGAGTCGAGTTGGGATTGACTTGGTGCATGATGAAGTGGAACAGGAACTGGTCAAAGAAGTTGAAGTCTTACAGGGGGTAATTGCTTTGCTTGAACGTACATTGGAACAGACCATTGAGCAAATCAG ACTAAACCGTTCTGCAAAATACAACCTGGAAAAGGATCTGAAGGATAAATTCACAGCTTCGAAGATTGACAGTTACTGTGCTAGCCTGACAAACAACACTCCTGATGTCAGATATGCTGATAATGCAGTGAAAATAGAAGGAAA ttttattagCCCTGAAGACTGGACAGATTTCTCAAACATAAATGTTGAAAAGGCTGACAAACAGAGAAACAACTCACTGTCACTAAGGGCAATGATTGACAGCATCCTTTCCCAGACAGCGAATGACATGCACAAGCAATATGAGATGGTCAATGTTGCTTTTAGAAACAGGGTGAAGGAAGTCAGAGATGCCAAGCACGAGCTAGAAATACTCCTTGCATCA GTGATGGATGAGACTGCCTTACAGGAGAAGAACATTGCAGCCTTAAAGAAAGCAATTGCTGATAAAGAAGGACCTGTTAAAGTGGCTCAAACTCGCTTGGAAGCAAGAAACCATCGTCCCAATGTGGAATTATGTTATGACACAGTACAATACAAGTTGATTAGTGAAGTTCAAGAGATTACAAACAATATTCAAAG GTTAAAGGATACATTGGCACAGGCTGAGACAGAGCTGAAAGGTCTGAGCCGACGACAGCTTTCCTTGGAGGAGGAGATCCAAGTCAAGGCAAATACATTATACATTGATGAAGTGCTCTGCATGCAGATGAGAGAGTCTGTTTGCATTAACAACTTTTGA
- the TEKT1 gene encoding tektin-1 isoform X1, which translates to MLLLISGSTFQELTCVIFRTFLKKMSRLFQAPPKFHPSEWHVANKMQCASTESQKSSSERMIAESQRLVDEIEKTTQKTQSDVNKKIEQRLEEIKFWRQELDNKLEQIIHETEVLLTFKTRLEKALESCKEPLVIAQKCLLNRQSRVGIDLVHDEVEQELVKEVEVLQGVIALLERTLEQTIEQIRLNRSAKYNLEKDLKDKFTASKIDSYCASLTNNTPDVRYADNAVKIEGNFISPEDWTDFSNINVEKADKQRNNSLSLRAMIDSILSQTANDMHKQYEMVNVAFRNRVKEVRDAKHELEILLASRQCAAVPSVGFVKVMDETALQEKNIAALKKAIADKEGPVKVAQTRLEARNHRPNVELCYDTVQYKLISEVQEITNNIQRLKDTLAQAETELKGLSRRQLSLEEEIQVKANTLYIDEVLCMQMRESVCINNF; encoded by the exons ATGCTACTCCTGATTTCAGGTTCCACATTCCAAGAACTGACCTGTGTTATATTCAGaacctttctaaaaaaaatgtcCAGACTGTTTCAAGCACCACCGAAGTTTCATCCTTCCGAATGGCATGTCGCAAACAAGATGCAGTGTGCCAGTACAGAGTCTCAGAAATCCAGTTCAGAGCGCATGATAGCTGAAAGTCAAAGGCTGGTGGATGAAATAGAAAAGACAACTCAGAAAACCCAAAGTGATGTCAACAAGAAAATAG AACAGAgactggaagaaataaaattctggaGGCAAGAATTAGATAACAAACTTGAACAAATTATTCATGAGACAGAGGTACTGTTGActttcaagaccaggctggagaAAGCCTTGGAGAGTTGCAAAGAGCCACTTGTCATTGCCCAGAAGTGTCTCCTGAACAG gCAGAGTCGAGTTGGGATTGACTTGGTGCATGATGAAGTGGAACAGGAACTGGTCAAAGAAGTTGAAGTCTTACAGGGGGTAATTGCTTTGCTTGAACGTACATTGGAACAGACCATTGAGCAAATCAG ACTAAACCGTTCTGCAAAATACAACCTGGAAAAGGATCTGAAGGATAAATTCACAGCTTCGAAGATTGACAGTTACTGTGCTAGCCTGACAAACAACACTCCTGATGTCAGATATGCTGATAATGCAGTGAAAATAGAAGGAAA ttttattagCCCTGAAGACTGGACAGATTTCTCAAACATAAATGTTGAAAAGGCTGACAAACAGAGAAACAACTCACTGTCACTAAGGGCAATGATTGACAGCATCCTTTCCCAGACAGCGAATGACATGCACAAGCAATATGAGATGGTCAATGTTGCTTTTAGAAACAGGGTGAAGGAAGTCAGAGATGCCAAGCACGAGCTAGAAATACTCCTTGCATCA AGGCAGTGTGCAGCAGTTCCTTCTGTTGGATTTGTTAAGGTGATGGATGAGACTGCCTTACAGGAGAAGAACATTGCAGCCTTAAAGAAAGCAATTGCTGATAAAGAAGGACCTGTTAAAGTGGCTCAAACTCGCTTGGAAGCAAGAAACCATCGTCCCAATGTGGAATTATGTTATGACACAGTACAATACAAGTTGATTAGTGAAGTTCAAGAGATTACAAACAATATTCAAAG GTTAAAGGATACATTGGCACAGGCTGAGACAGAGCTGAAAGGTCTGAGCCGACGACAGCTTTCCTTGGAGGAGGAGATCCAAGTCAAGGCAAATACATTATACATTGATGAAGTGCTCTGCATGCAGATGAGAGAGTCTGTTTGCATTAACAACTTTTGA
- the TEKT1 gene encoding tektin-1 isoform X3, translated as MSRLFQAPPKFHPSEWHVANKMQCASTESQKSSSERMIAESQRLVDEIEKTTQKTQSDVNKKIEQRLEEIKFWRQELDNKLEQIIHETEVLLTFKTRLEKALESCKEPLVIAQKCLLNRQSRVGIDLVHDEVEQELVKEVEVLQGVIALLERTLEQTIEQIRLNRSAKYNLEKDLKDKFTASKIDSYCASLTNNTPDVRYADNAVKIEGNFISPEDWTDFSNINVEKADKQRNNSLSLRAMIDSILSQTANDMHKQYEMVNVAFRNRVKEVRDAKHELEILLASRQCAAVPSVGFVKVMDETALQEKNIAALKKAIADKEGPVKVAQTRLEARNHRPNVELCYDTVQYKLISEVQEITNNIQRLKDTLAQAETELKGLSRRQLSLEEEIQVKANTLYIDEVLCMQMRESVCINNF; from the exons atgtcCAGACTGTTTCAAGCACCACCGAAGTTTCATCCTTCCGAATGGCATGTCGCAAACAAGATGCAGTGTGCCAGTACAGAGTCTCAGAAATCCAGTTCAGAGCGCATGATAGCTGAAAGTCAAAGGCTGGTGGATGAAATAGAAAAGACAACTCAGAAAACCCAAAGTGATGTCAACAAGAAAATAG AACAGAgactggaagaaataaaattctggaGGCAAGAATTAGATAACAAACTTGAACAAATTATTCATGAGACAGAGGTACTGTTGActttcaagaccaggctggagaAAGCCTTGGAGAGTTGCAAAGAGCCACTTGTCATTGCCCAGAAGTGTCTCCTGAACAG gCAGAGTCGAGTTGGGATTGACTTGGTGCATGATGAAGTGGAACAGGAACTGGTCAAAGAAGTTGAAGTCTTACAGGGGGTAATTGCTTTGCTTGAACGTACATTGGAACAGACCATTGAGCAAATCAG ACTAAACCGTTCTGCAAAATACAACCTGGAAAAGGATCTGAAGGATAAATTCACAGCTTCGAAGATTGACAGTTACTGTGCTAGCCTGACAAACAACACTCCTGATGTCAGATATGCTGATAATGCAGTGAAAATAGAAGGAAA ttttattagCCCTGAAGACTGGACAGATTTCTCAAACATAAATGTTGAAAAGGCTGACAAACAGAGAAACAACTCACTGTCACTAAGGGCAATGATTGACAGCATCCTTTCCCAGACAGCGAATGACATGCACAAGCAATATGAGATGGTCAATGTTGCTTTTAGAAACAGGGTGAAGGAAGTCAGAGATGCCAAGCACGAGCTAGAAATACTCCTTGCATCA AGGCAGTGTGCAGCAGTTCCTTCTGTTGGATTTGTTAAGGTGATGGATGAGACTGCCTTACAGGAGAAGAACATTGCAGCCTTAAAGAAAGCAATTGCTGATAAAGAAGGACCTGTTAAAGTGGCTCAAACTCGCTTGGAAGCAAGAAACCATCGTCCCAATGTGGAATTATGTTATGACACAGTACAATACAAGTTGATTAGTGAAGTTCAAGAGATTACAAACAATATTCAAAG GTTAAAGGATACATTGGCACAGGCTGAGACAGAGCTGAAAGGTCTGAGCCGACGACAGCTTTCCTTGGAGGAGGAGATCCAAGTCAAGGCAAATACATTATACATTGATGAAGTGCTCTGCATGCAGATGAGAGAGTCTGTTTGCATTAACAACTTTTGA
- the FBXO39 gene encoding F-box only protein 39: protein MEDDSDSEQSSWADLPDVCLRHVFHWLGDKDRSRAALVCKKWSQAMYSGSLWRTRTITFSGQPSRAHTFEFKTALWYVKKFGKYLEHLEIRLLYPYNTVITRKFQATMRGLLSHLGKCNSRLISLSIKNLELDRLVWKNMVRAQFIKNLGTFLKRMSKQLDYLNLKGARVTLEEGCGLLNSLSCLTNKSFISEINIEDFFSLHLSVYSSTLFHQTMSKFHSLVILTFNYNCISDELLDILREHSAHSLRTLNIKCHIHDPHGQVVWGMSWANLAKRAPELNINFFFERVMKHDHLARILLVEIPVRSISLRSCYFSDPDWIVRPTLTNLLPAYCHVLQKLTLEVNNDHEVLDDELLQLILSCRRLFFLKVWAFLNVTFMERLLHNRAERRCFLTTIKVRIYTAGHETSEEDRLLRDIYKKFKNLIDSELNYFVITYPMV, encoded by the exons ATGGAAGATGACAGTGACTCTGAGCAGAGCTCCTGGGCTGATCTACCTGATGTCTGTCTGAGACATGTCTTCCACTGGTTAGGTGACAAGGACAGATCTCGGGCTGCCTTGGTCTGTAAAAAATGGAGTCAGGCCATGTACTCAGGATCCCTCTGGAGAACCAGAACCATCACATTCAGTGGTCAGCCATCAAGGGCACACACGTTTGAATTTAAAACTGCACTGTGGTATGTCAAGAAATTTGGCAAGTATTTGGAGCACCTTGAAATCAGGTTATTGTATCCTTACAATACTGTCATTACTCGAAAATTTCAAGCGACTATGAGAGGGCTTCTTTCACACTTGGGTAAATGTAACAGTCGCCTCATATCCCTGAGCATCAAGAACCTGGAATTAGACCGCTTGGTCTGGAAAAACATGGTCAGGGCTCAGTTTATCAAGAACTTAGGTACCTTCCTGAAAAGAATGAGCAAACAGCTTGATTATCTCAACTTAAAAGGAGCAAGAGTAACCTTGGAAGAAGGCTGTGGTCTTCTGAATTCTCTGAGCTGCTTGACTAATAAAAGCTTTATATCAGAAATTAATATTGAGGATTTCTTCAGTCTCCACCTTTCTGTCTACAGCAGCACCTTGTTCCACCAAACCATGTCCAAATTCCACAGCCTGGTTATCCTGACTTTTAATTATAATTGCATCTCTGATGAACTGCTGGACATCCTGCGGGAGCACAGTGCTCATTCCCTGCGCACCTTGAATATCAAATGTCATATCCACGACCCTCATGGGCAAGTCGTCTGGGGAATGTCATGGGCCAACTTGGCCAAGAGAGCCCCAGAACTGAACATCAACTTCTTCTTTGAAAGAGTTATGAAGCACGATCACTTAGCCAGAATCCTGCTAGTGGAAATCCCAGTCAGGAGCATCAGTTTACGGAGCTGCTATTTCAGTGATCCAGACTGGATAGTGAGACCTACCCTCACCAACCTCCTCCCAGCCTACTGCCATGTGCTGCAG aaattAACACTTGAAGTAAACAATGACCATGAGGTGCTGGATGATGAGCTGCTACAGCTCATCTTATCATGCAGGAGGTTGTTTTTTCTGAAAGTCTGGGCATTTCTTAATGTCACCTTTATGGAGAGGCTGCTACATAATCGTGCAGAAAGGAGATGCTTTTTGACTACCATAAAG GTCAGGATTTACACAGCCGGACATGAGACCAGTGAGGAGGATCGACTGTTGCGCGATATTTACAAGAAGTTCAAAAACCTGATTGACTCAGAGCTTAATTATTTTGTCATCACCTACCCAATGGTATAA
- the PIMREG gene encoding protein PIMREG isoform X4, whose amino-acid sequence MVSVLKNVKATMGWRKHQLLADFDENESPVPDKFKRKASLSSLNTIRMSLRKRIPLKQVELNFHETPTWESMEARAKCQTLRSITRTARNAFGTVSQKIQKTHQNPIQSIVAFPDESVGRRSHVTSSSKKRSTMPQTPCHNKNSVTPAASSMSTPGSSKRALLGPTRVSEHREWRGFPSWHGEDALPLRRSRRAAALKSPYSSPACASRMTEFECELELVSSGIRRLKHLSQALDDGIEQEESDMTVSLICN is encoded by the exons ATGGTATCTGTGCTCAAAAATGTCAAGGCAACAATGGGCTGGCGGAAACACCAGCTCCTAGCTGACTTTGATGAAAATGAAAGCCCTGTACCAGACAAATTCAAGAGAAAGGCTTCTTTGAGTTCTCTCAATACCATCCGTATGTCTCTAAGGAAGCGAATACCTTTAAAACAGGTAGAGCTGAATTTCCATGAGACCCCAACTTGGGAAAGTATGGAAGCAAGAGCAAAGTGCCAAACTCTCCGGAGTATTACAAGAACAGCAAGAAATGCTTTTGGAACGGTGTCCCAG aaaatacagaagactCACCAAAACCCAATACAGTCAATTGTGGCCTTTCCGGATGAATCTGTGGGTCGGAGAAGCCATGTGACCAGTTCTTCCAAGAAAAGAAGTACTATGCCTCAAACCCCTTGCCATAACAAGAATAGTGTTACTCCAGCAGCCAGTTCCATGAGCACCCCAGGATCCAGCAAAAGAGCCTTGCTTGGGCCAACAAGGGTGTCAGAACACAGAGAATGGAGGGGTTTCCCATCCTGGCACGGTGAAGATGCTCTCCCACTCCGGAGAtcaagaagagcagcagcacttaAGAGCCCTTATTCATCACCTGCTTGTGCCAGCAGAATGAC AGAGTTTGAGTGTGAGTTGGAACTGGTCTCCTCAGGGATTCGACGACTGAAGCACCTCTCTCAGGCACTTGATGATGGTATTGAACAAGAGGAGAG TGATATGACAGTTTCTCTCATTTGTAACTGA